The Haloarcula marina genome contains the following window.
ACTATATGTCTCAGCGAGTAATTGCTAATTAACGCATGGCTCAGAGAAGCCTATCAGTGTCTATCTCGATGCCGCTTGAGATGGACCAAGACATACAGAGAGAAGCAGAGAGGCACGAGATGGGGTACTCAGAGTACGTCCGCCACATCATTCGACAGGCGACGGACTCACCATTTG
Protein-coding sequences here:
- a CDS encoding CopG family transcriptional regulator: MDQDIQREAERHEMGYSEYVRHIIRQATDSPFECPETVLCTDENHRTEESEKGAA